The following coding sequences lie in one Candidatus Krumholzibacteriia bacterium genomic window:
- a CDS encoding MBL fold metallo-hydrolase, producing the protein MNYRFGFSRIAVMTALALMVASVSPAQQDEDVRITSTRVSGNVYMLEGQGGNIGACVGDDGILIIDDQFARLAEKIRAALRELNPGPVEFILNTHYHGDHVGGNPVFGKEGTIIAHENVRKRVSTQQVSGDRVRDAIDPAGWPVVTFADAVTIHFNGEDIRFLHLPAGHTDGDGVVYFPKANVIHTGDLMFTGKFPRVDFEGGGSVEGYAAALTWVLENIPPDAKVIPGHGALSSMEDVRRQRDMIVETQAFVRAQVKAGKSLAEIQQAGLPDEYESFDWKFITTSNWVDDLYRSVTASN; encoded by the coding sequence ATGAACTACCGCTTTGGTTTCTCCCGTATTGCAGTGATGACCGCTCTCGCCCTCATGGTTGCCAGTGTTTCGCCCGCCCAGCAGGACGAAGACGTACGCATCACGTCCACGCGCGTCTCGGGCAACGTGTACATGCTCGAGGGGCAGGGCGGAAACATCGGCGCCTGTGTTGGCGACGACGGCATCCTCATCATCGACGACCAGTTTGCGCGGTTGGCGGAGAAGATCCGCGCCGCCTTGCGCGAACTGAACCCCGGCCCGGTGGAGTTCATTCTCAATACCCACTACCACGGCGACCACGTGGGCGGGAACCCGGTGTTCGGCAAGGAAGGAACCATCATTGCGCACGAGAACGTGCGCAAACGCGTGTCGACGCAACAGGTGAGCGGCGATCGCGTACGCGACGCCATCGATCCCGCGGGGTGGCCGGTGGTGACGTTTGCCGACGCGGTAACGATTCACTTCAACGGCGAAGACATCCGTTTCCTCCACCTGCCCGCCGGGCACACCGACGGCGACGGGGTGGTCTACTTTCCGAAGGCCAACGTGATCCATACCGGCGACCTGATGTTCACGGGCAAGTTCCCGCGGGTCGATTTCGAGGGGGGTGGTTCCGTGGAGGGCTACGCCGCCGCCCTCACGTGGGTTCTGGAAAACATTCCGCCGGATGCGAAAGTCATTCCCGGTCACGGGGCGCTTTCTTCCATGGAGGACGTGCGGCGCCAGCGCGACATGATCGTGGAGACGCAGGCCTTCGTCCGCGCCCAGGTGAAGGCCGGCAAGTCGCTGGCCGAGATACAGCAGGCGGGACTGCCGGACGAGTACGAGTCGTTCGACTGGAAGTTCATTACCACCAGCAACTGGGTCGACGACCTGTACCGGTCCGTCACGGCCAGCAATTGA
- the pgeF gene encoding peptidoglycan editing factor PgeF, translated as MIDRTRQGVRFFTFESLDAHGGVSAVVTTRIGGVSTGPFATMNLGRRGGDDADAVTANRERAAPLVASSAPQLTFGKQVHGASVAVVTRDGRGRAFDDTDALVTDVPDTPLVILTADCAAVLLFDPVHNAIGIAHAGWRGTVVRVVAATVERMREAFGSNPPELLAAIGPCIGPCCYEVGGEVIDAVSAAFPVETDELIREPDMASAGSFRASVNEDRKHFDLWRANERILLEAGVPEAGIEVAGLCTSCRTDLFYSHRAEHGNTGRFGALIAIHGATSRAY; from the coding sequence TTGATCGACCGCACCCGCCAGGGAGTCCGCTTCTTCACCTTCGAGTCGCTCGATGCCCACGGTGGCGTGAGCGCGGTGGTCACCACGCGCATCGGGGGTGTGAGCACCGGTCCCTTCGCAACCATGAATCTCGGGCGCCGCGGTGGTGATGACGCGGACGCCGTCACCGCCAACCGCGAACGCGCCGCGCCGCTGGTGGCATCGAGCGCGCCACAGCTCACCTTCGGCAAGCAGGTGCACGGCGCCAGCGTGGCCGTCGTGACCCGCGATGGCCGCGGACGTGCCTTCGACGACACCGACGCGCTCGTCACCGATGTTCCCGACACACCCCTGGTCATCTTGACCGCCGATTGCGCCGCGGTGCTGCTGTTCGACCCGGTGCACAACGCCATCGGGATCGCCCACGCGGGTTGGCGCGGGACGGTGGTGCGGGTGGTGGCCGCCACCGTGGAACGCATGCGCGAGGCGTTCGGTTCGAATCCACCGGAGCTGCTCGCCGCCATCGGTCCGTGCATTGGCCCGTGCTGCTACGAGGTGGGTGGTGAGGTGATCGACGCCGTCTCCGCGGCCTTCCCCGTCGAGACCGACGAACTCATCCGGGAGCCCGACATGGCCTCGGCGGGGAGCTTTCGTGCCTCGGTGAACGAGGATCGCAAGCACTTCGATTTGTGGCGTGCCAACGAGCGAATCCTGCTGGAGGCCGGCGTACCGGAAGCCGGCATCGAGGTGGCGGGGCTGTGCACGTCCTGCCGCACCGACCTCTTCTACTCCCACCGGGCCGAGCACGGCAACACCGGACGTTTCGGGGCACTGATCGCCATCCACGGCGCCACCTCGCGGGCGTACTGA